A DNA window from Polynucleobacter sp. AP-Titi-500A-B4 contains the following coding sequences:
- a CDS encoding TRAP transporter substrate-binding protein, which translates to MMSKLHNTKRLFMQYGTSLVGASTIGSMSRPVYSQTPKWTGSQYHNQPALSHQHSFLVDMWAAVAKETNGQLQITVYAQNNQIPGSDPQALDMLQKGDLEFFTLMGGILGKVVPIAEIQGVPFAFKNNAQVYAANDGALGEYIAKECAAKGIYRFQYGLLENGFRQIGMIDKAIYTPADLAGMRLRVPDGEMFRDLFSSLGATPVTVNIKELYESMKTRKVDGQENPLVITEVNKLYEVSNNQSITNHMWSGFNLLANQKFWQSLPGDVQEVVLRNIKKYVSLQRTYTNNLNKQLEITLAERGQKFNQANIQSFKDKLGDGFYGRWREHFGKTGWNLLEQTVGKL; encoded by the coding sequence ATGATGAGCAAACTACACAATACAAAACGTTTATTTATGCAGTACGGTACAAGCCTTGTGGGAGCTTCAACTATTGGCAGTATGAGTAGGCCTGTTTATTCTCAAACACCAAAATGGACTGGCTCCCAATACCATAATCAACCTGCATTAAGTCACCAGCATTCATTTCTCGTCGATATGTGGGCAGCAGTTGCTAAAGAAACCAATGGACAACTGCAGATCACCGTCTATGCGCAGAATAATCAGATCCCAGGCTCTGATCCGCAAGCTTTAGATATGTTGCAAAAAGGAGATCTCGAATTCTTCACGCTCATGGGTGGAATTTTAGGAAAAGTGGTTCCAATAGCAGAAATTCAGGGTGTACCTTTTGCCTTTAAAAATAATGCTCAAGTTTATGCAGCTAATGATGGCGCGCTAGGAGAGTACATTGCAAAAGAATGTGCGGCGAAAGGTATTTATCGCTTTCAGTACGGTCTACTTGAAAATGGCTTTAGGCAAATTGGTATGATTGATAAGGCTATATATACACCAGCAGATCTTGCCGGTATGCGGCTCAGAGTTCCTGATGGCGAAATGTTCAGAGACCTCTTCAGCTCTCTGGGGGCAACGCCAGTCACAGTCAACATCAAAGAGCTCTATGAGTCAATGAAAACCCGCAAGGTTGATGGGCAAGAAAATCCACTAGTGATTACAGAGGTCAATAAACTCTACGAGGTGAGCAACAATCAATCCATTACTAACCATATGTGGTCAGGCTTTAACTTACTAGCCAATCAAAAATTTTGGCAGAGTCTCCCAGGTGATGTTCAAGAAGTCGTTCTTAGAAATATCAAAAAATATGTATCTCTACAAAGGACCTATACCAATAATCTCAACAAACAACTTGAGATTACTCTTGCTGAACGCGGCCAAAAATTTAACCAAGCTAACATTCAGAGCTTCAAGGACAAGTTGGGCGATGGCTTCTACGGTCGGTGGCGAGAACATTTTGGAAAAACAGGCTGGAATCTCCTCGAACAGACTGTAGGCAAGCTCTAA
- a CDS encoding NAD(P)/FAD-dependent oxidoreductase: MSHAHRIVIVGGGAGGLGLATKLGRNFDGKKIKVTLVDKNRTHIWKPKLHEVAAGSMDLADQELDYIAQAHWHHFKFRLGELVGIDRDKKEIQVAPYIDESGELVTPTQTIPYDTLVISIGSLTNDFGTKGVAQYAQRLESLGDAKRFHLRLVNACLRAQAQSNALARHQLKVAIIGAGATGVELAAELHRTTRAIISFGMDRVDPEKDLKVILIEAAPKILPALSDRISTAAEKLLTDLGVEVITNAKVQQVLEHQVLLSDGREIPAELIVWAAGVKAPDFLKGIGGLETNHVNQLMVLPSLQTTLDANIFAIGDCAACPWPEANNGKGGFVPPRAQAAHQQASHLYKQINRIIDHQPLKPYVYRDFGSLVSLGEYSSVGSMMGGLIGGSLMVEGMFAKMMYISLYKLHQLALHGWTKVALDTLSRLIHRRTHSIVKLH, encoded by the coding sequence ATGTCTCACGCACATCGAATAGTCATCGTAGGCGGGGGTGCTGGCGGTCTTGGGTTGGCTACTAAGCTGGGTCGCAACTTTGATGGAAAAAAGATAAAAGTCACTTTGGTTGACAAGAATAGAACCCATATCTGGAAGCCAAAATTACACGAAGTAGCAGCAGGATCGATGGACCTTGCGGATCAAGAATTAGATTACATTGCGCAAGCCCATTGGCATCATTTTAAATTTCGATTAGGTGAGTTGGTTGGCATTGATCGAGATAAGAAAGAAATTCAAGTTGCCCCTTATATAGATGAGTCTGGTGAATTGGTGACACCAACCCAAACTATCCCTTACGACACATTAGTCATCTCTATTGGTAGCCTAACAAATGACTTTGGCACTAAAGGTGTTGCGCAATACGCCCAAAGACTAGAATCTTTGGGCGATGCAAAACGCTTTCATCTTCGCTTAGTTAATGCCTGTTTAAGAGCGCAGGCTCAAAGTAATGCCTTAGCTCGACATCAGCTGAAGGTTGCCATTATTGGTGCTGGTGCCACTGGAGTTGAGTTGGCTGCAGAGTTACATAGAACCACTCGTGCCATTATTTCTTTTGGAATGGATAGAGTTGATCCTGAGAAGGATTTGAAGGTCATCTTAATTGAAGCGGCTCCAAAGATATTGCCTGCGCTTTCTGATCGCATTTCGACTGCGGCAGAAAAATTATTGACTGACCTCGGTGTTGAGGTGATTACCAATGCAAAGGTGCAACAAGTTTTAGAGCATCAAGTGCTACTGTCTGATGGGAGAGAGATTCCTGCAGAGCTGATTGTTTGGGCTGCAGGTGTGAAGGCTCCCGATTTCCTCAAGGGTATTGGAGGGCTTGAGACTAACCATGTCAATCAATTAATGGTTTTACCTTCTCTACAGACAACCTTAGATGCTAATATTTTTGCGATTGGTGATTGTGCGGCATGCCCTTGGCCCGAAGCAAATAATGGTAAGGGCGGGTTTGTACCCCCTCGAGCTCAAGCAGCTCATCAGCAAGCGTCGCATTTATATAAACAGATCAATCGCATCATCGATCATCAACCCCTAAAACCTTATGTCTATCGCGACTTTGGATCCTTAGTTTCGTTGGGAGAATATAGCAGCGTGGGAAGCATGATGGGTGGACTAATTGGTGGAAGTCTGATGGTCGAGGGGATGTTTGCAAAGATGATGTACATCAGTCTATATAAACTTCATCAATTAGCCCTACATGGATGGACAAAGGTTGCATTGGATACGCTGAGTCGTTTAATTCACCGTAGAACGCACTCGATTGTAAAATTACATTAG
- a CDS encoding exonuclease domain-containing protein translates to MDIETTGSHFERDRITEIGIKTLAGDEVSVWERLINPQVYIPQNIQRLTGILPQMVSGQPCFEDLANELKKELEGKIFVAHNARFDYGFIKASFKRVGVDFRPKVLCTVKLSRLLFPNQVRHNLDTIIQSHGLVVSARHRALGDADLLLQFWRVCETVVGKERLLAAINQLIGNASLPPNIDQALIDSIPDAPGCYIFYGENRAPLYIGKSISLRSRVMGHFQGALTQRKEMKLSLQVRDIDWIETSGELSALILESRLIKERMPSMNIKLRRSKDLCAWSLEMGIDGVLKPLLVSHKELLPGLQENLYGLFYNKREAISYLKAVAKKYRLCELLLGLEKNIDGKSCFGYQVKQCGGACIGLVPKEIHNLQLKTAMGLYKVQVWPYKGPIAIRDGGEMIVLDNWCYLGTAINEDELSELKSSGDAEFDLDIYKIVKKALTGAYKNQVMLLN, encoded by the coding sequence GTGGATATCGAAACTACGGGATCTCATTTTGAGCGAGACCGGATTACAGAAATTGGCATCAAAACACTTGCAGGCGATGAGGTGAGTGTATGGGAAAGATTAATTAATCCCCAAGTATATATCCCGCAAAATATCCAAAGACTAACGGGTATATTGCCGCAAATGGTTTCTGGCCAACCTTGCTTTGAGGACTTGGCCAATGAACTTAAGAAAGAGCTAGAGGGCAAAATCTTCGTTGCTCATAATGCACGTTTTGATTACGGTTTTATTAAAGCTTCTTTCAAAAGAGTGGGGGTTGATTTCAGGCCCAAGGTCTTATGCACCGTCAAGCTCTCTAGATTGCTCTTTCCAAACCAAGTTCGTCATAACTTAGATACCATTATTCAGTCACACGGTCTTGTAGTGAGCGCTAGACATAGAGCACTTGGAGATGCTGATTTACTTTTACAGTTTTGGCGAGTGTGTGAAACGGTGGTGGGAAAAGAAAGGTTGCTAGCTGCTATCAACCAACTCATCGGCAACGCAAGTCTTCCGCCGAATATTGATCAGGCGTTAATTGATTCAATTCCAGATGCCCCCGGTTGCTATATCTTTTATGGTGAAAATAGGGCCCCTCTATACATTGGCAAAAGCATTTCCTTGAGAAGTAGAGTGATGGGTCATTTTCAAGGCGCATTAACACAGCGTAAAGAGATGAAATTATCCCTACAGGTAAGAGACATTGACTGGATAGAAACTAGCGGAGAGTTAAGTGCTTTAATTCTAGAGTCAAGGCTAATTAAAGAGCGCATGCCCAGTATGAATATTAAGCTTCGTCGGTCTAAAGACCTTTGTGCCTGGAGTTTGGAAATGGGTATTGATGGAGTGCTCAAGCCCTTATTAGTTAGTCATAAAGAATTGTTACCTGGTCTTCAGGAGAATCTCTATGGTTTGTTTTATAACAAAAGAGAGGCGATTTCATACCTAAAGGCGGTAGCTAAAAAATATCGCTTATGTGAACTTTTGCTTGGCCTAGAAAAAAATATTGACGGGAAATCATGTTTTGGATACCAAGTAAAACAATGTGGTGGCGCTTGTATTGGACTAGTGCCTAAGGAAATTCATAACTTACAACTAAAAACTGCCATGGGCTTGTATAAGGTTCAAGTATGGCCTTATAAAGGACCAATTGCTATTCGTGATGGCGGAGAAATGATTGTCTTAGACAACTGGTGTTACCTAGGAACCGCCATCAACGAGGATGAGTTATCTGAGCTAAAAAGTTCCGGTGATGCTGAGTTTGATTTAGATATCTACAAGATAGTCAAAAAGGCTCTAACAGGGGCATATAAAAACCAAGTAATGCTTTTAAATTAG
- a CDS encoding NAD(P)H-dependent oxidoreductase: MSLLDKLRWRYATKKMDSTKTVPTEKVEEILEAVRLTASSSGLQPYELIVITNKDVREKIKAIANNQTQVTDCSHLVIFAAWDDYTAQRINDAFDMTEAVRNFKNDAGVAYRQMLLKNYPTRGPEVNFTHAAKQAYIGLGTALIAAAELGVDSTPMEGFDPKALDEILNLKEKGLRSAVMLTLGYRKEDEDWLVKLKKVRRPKESFISWIQ; this comes from the coding sequence ATGAGTCTCTTAGATAAACTTCGTTGGCGCTATGCCACCAAGAAAATGGATTCTACTAAGACAGTCCCCACAGAAAAAGTGGAAGAAATTTTGGAGGCCGTGAGACTAACGGCTAGCTCAAGTGGACTGCAGCCATATGAATTGATTGTTATCACTAATAAGGATGTTCGTGAAAAGATCAAAGCAATTGCAAATAATCAAACGCAAGTGACTGACTGCTCACATCTCGTTATTTTTGCAGCCTGGGATGATTACACTGCTCAGCGCATTAATGATGCCTTTGATATGACTGAGGCCGTCCGTAACTTTAAGAATGATGCGGGTGTGGCGTATCGCCAAATGCTCTTGAAGAATTACCCAACCAGAGGTCCAGAAGTCAACTTCACGCACGCAGCTAAGCAGGCTTATATTGGCCTGGGGACGGCCTTGATTGCTGCAGCAGAACTAGGTGTAGATTCCACTCCAATGGAGGGCTTTGATCCTAAGGCACTCGATGAAATCCTCAACCTTAAAGAAAAAGGTCTACGTAGCGCGGTAATGCTGACTTTAGGCTACAGAAAAGAGGATGAGGACTGGTTAGTCAAACTTAAAAAGGTAAGGCGCCCCAAGGAGAGCTTTATCAGTTGGATTCAATAA
- a CDS encoding oxygenase MpaB family protein produces the protein MLNDLIRQTIREMVGGSGPPVAFLTPKGDRGLFGPESIAWKIHGDFISMMIGGISSLILQALHPQALAGVWDHSSFRRDLKGRLGRTAFFIAATTYGPTEMANNIISKVNQIHTKITGLDEFGKPYAASDPHLLAWVHLTETRSFMKSFEDHRKEKISNKEKDQYFLEMKSLGERMGALDLPSTYISTESTIRAYIPELYFGERAKSIIDLLEHFPSNLTAKPFIKLISRAGFMNLPDWAYPLIEKPVPSYLERLAVKKTIEFMAIPVREALKDGVAAHSLRRIYG, from the coding sequence ATGCTGAATGATTTGATCCGCCAAACGATTCGAGAAATGGTTGGGGGAAGCGGTCCACCAGTAGCGTTTCTGACGCCAAAAGGAGATCGGGGCTTATTCGGACCAGAATCCATCGCCTGGAAAATTCATGGTGACTTTATCTCCATGATGATTGGCGGAATCAGTTCATTAATTTTGCAGGCACTTCATCCACAGGCATTAGCTGGGGTTTGGGATCACTCCTCTTTTAGGCGGGATTTAAAAGGTCGACTTGGTAGAACGGCATTCTTTATCGCAGCAACAACCTATGGACCCACCGAAATGGCAAACAATATCATTTCAAAGGTCAATCAAATTCACACCAAAATTACTGGTTTAGATGAATTTGGAAAGCCTTATGCAGCATCTGATCCTCATTTGCTAGCTTGGGTCCATCTCACGGAAACACGTAGCTTTATGAAATCTTTTGAAGACCACCGCAAAGAGAAGATTAGCAACAAAGAAAAAGATCAGTATTTTCTGGAAATGAAATCTTTAGGGGAAAGAATGGGTGCGCTAGACCTTCCTAGCACCTATATCAGTACTGAAAGTACTATCAGGGCTTATATTCCCGAACTGTACTTTGGTGAACGTGCGAAGAGCATTATTGATTTGCTGGAACACTTTCCCAGCAATCTGACAGCAAAACCCTTTATTAAACTGATTAGTCGAGCTGGCTTTATGAATCTTCCCGACTGGGCCTATCCCCTTATTGAAAAGCCAGTACCTAGCTACTTAGAACGATTAGCAGTTAAAAAGACAATTGAATTCATGGCAATTCCTGTTCGCGAAGCCCTCAAAGACGGAGTAGCAGCGCACTCTTTGCGAAGAATTTATGGGTAA
- a CDS encoding histidine phosphatase family protein: protein MKTLIPIFLSFLLTLFSIPASANLASKLSDGQHVLLMRHADAPGYGDPAGYQLDKCSTQRNLGDRGKKQAILIGQWLSNQGVASAKVFSSPWCRCIDTAKLLDKGQVTLAPALGSFFDDMSLEKQQTKNLENLIQAQLNENQKVPIIMVTHHVNIQAFTGKVVNVGDMVLVKVDKNGKYRSHELYTSPGY from the coding sequence ATGAAAACACTAATTCCTATATTTCTAAGCTTTTTGCTCACCCTTTTTTCCATACCGGCAAGTGCAAACCTTGCAAGCAAGTTAAGTGATGGGCAACATGTATTACTCATGCGCCATGCAGATGCACCAGGGTATGGTGATCCTGCGGGCTATCAGCTCGATAAGTGCTCCACACAAAGAAATCTGGGCGACAGAGGTAAGAAACAGGCAATACTCATTGGGCAGTGGTTAAGCAATCAAGGTGTTGCTTCTGCAAAAGTGTTTAGCAGTCCATGGTGTCGCTGTATTGATACAGCAAAATTATTAGACAAAGGTCAAGTGACTTTGGCGCCCGCGCTTGGCTCTTTTTTTGATGATATGAGTCTTGAGAAACAACAGACCAAAAATTTAGAAAACTTAATTCAAGCTCAGCTCAATGAAAATCAAAAAGTACCGATCATCATGGTTACGCATCATGTGAATATTCAAGCATTCACAGGCAAGGTAGTCAATGTGGGTGATATGGTTCTAGTAAAGGTGGATAAGAATGGCAAATATCGATCTCATGAGCTTTATACCAGCCCAGGCTATTAA
- a CDS encoding DUF2244 domain-containing protein, protein MSTKTWQMRRNCALSPKQLLKFYIILVCLSVTVAAGFLLAGVWVILIFTLLELCAVTIGFLIYCRHALDCETIEVNGKQLIVKKFIGYKETIYEFNTQWAKIEPPLEGSKTFFISQSSLRVEIGQFIRQEQQLPLIAAIRPYLG, encoded by the coding sequence TTGAGTACGAAAACTTGGCAAATGCGAAGAAACTGCGCGCTATCACCCAAGCAGTTACTCAAGTTTTATATTATTTTGGTGTGCCTTTCGGTAACTGTGGCAGCAGGTTTTCTTCTGGCAGGAGTTTGGGTTATTTTGATTTTTACGCTTTTAGAGCTCTGTGCCGTGACAATTGGTTTTTTAATCTACTGCAGGCATGCACTTGATTGCGAAACCATTGAAGTCAACGGTAAGCAGCTTATTGTCAAAAAATTCATTGGCTATAAAGAGACTATTTATGAATTTAATACCCAGTGGGCGAAGATAGAGCCGCCTCTTGAGGGCTCTAAAACTTTCTTCATCAGTCAATCTTCGCTTCGAGTCGAGATTGGCCAGTTTATAAGGCAAGAGCAGCAATTGCCTTTGATAGCGGCTATTAGGCCCTACCTAGGTTAA
- a CDS encoding dihydroneopterin aldolase has protein sequence MTTYACIELRDLKLQTQIGTYAPGAIIPKQHLLDLTLWIDQKLVLISKDVMENVFDYDPLIIEINKLAGDGHYETQERLISRITQACIKYPEIKSLEIGLRKLPVHAGSGSLGIRLSLDEIALSKLRISGELPH, from the coding sequence ATGACAACCTATGCTTGCATTGAATTAAGAGATCTTAAACTACAAACACAAATCGGTACTTATGCGCCGGGAGCAATTATTCCAAAACAGCACCTATTAGACTTAACGCTTTGGATTGACCAAAAACTAGTGCTTATCTCGAAAGATGTCATGGAAAACGTGTTTGACTATGACCCACTTATCATTGAAATCAATAAACTAGCCGGTGATGGCCATTATGAAACCCAGGAGAGATTGATCAGCAGAATCACCCAGGCTTGTATAAAGTATCCTGAGATTAAATCGCTTGAAATTGGCCTCAGAAAGCTACCAGTTCATGCTGGATCCGGATCATTGGGCATTCGACTCTCATTAGATGAGATCGCCCTAAGTAAGCTCAGAATTTCTGGTGAGTTGCCGCATTAG
- a CDS encoding LON peptidase substrate-binding domain-containing protein gives MNEINQIPKKIPLFPLGTVLFPDGVIALKIFEARYLDMIKQCLREKTEFGVISIMKNSDPIHEGLAPNFSNIGTLALIEDFDPVQPALYITKSFGTRRFRLLNSAQEPNGLWIGEIELLDQDPEMPIPHEHHGVAKLLDEIISVIQSEDLMGEAPFKKPFKMDDCGWVSNRLAELLPISLAQKNHLLGQTNPRIRLDLITEIIEDDGLKNLKIH, from the coding sequence ATGAATGAAATCAACCAAATCCCTAAAAAAATTCCCTTATTTCCACTTGGAACCGTTTTATTCCCGGATGGAGTAATTGCATTGAAGATTTTTGAAGCACGCTATCTTGACATGATCAAACAATGCTTGCGTGAAAAGACGGAATTTGGCGTCATCAGCATTATGAAAAATTCAGATCCTATTCATGAAGGTTTAGCTCCCAATTTTTCGAATATTGGAACGCTTGCTCTCATTGAAGACTTTGATCCAGTTCAGCCTGCTTTGTATATCACCAAGTCATTTGGAACTCGACGTTTTAGGTTGCTAAATAGTGCTCAAGAGCCTAATGGTCTATGGATCGGTGAAATTGAACTCCTTGATCAGGACCCAGAGATGCCCATTCCACACGAACATCACGGGGTGGCAAAACTATTGGATGAGATTATTTCAGTCATTCAAAGCGAGGATCTAATGGGTGAGGCGCCCTTTAAGAAGCCCTTCAAAATGGATGATTGTGGCTGGGTCTCTAATCGCCTGGCTGAACTACTGCCGATCTCTCTTGCTCAAAAGAACCACCTACTTGGTCAGACAAACCCCCGCATTCGCTTAGATCTCATCACTGAAATTATTGAGGATGATGGTTTAAAAAATCTCAAAATCCATTAA
- a CDS encoding Rrf2 family transcriptional regulator, with protein MDITKAVKVALNTLVDIASHSGDGQLVPVPEIAKRQNLSISRIELLLRPLRESGLVVGVKGRTGGYQLKKDPGVITIKDIVLAMNLIKKRKVELSDIAKELYQSLETYMLSCMANVTLASTIKDYVPSFSEIKKAPERKIYIPQDPGKETKQKGDIQKIVKTEFKKIEQVPRGPNSVFDFANFLNRTPS; from the coding sequence ATGGATATCACTAAAGCAGTCAAAGTCGCACTAAACACCTTGGTGGATATCGCCAGTCATTCAGGTGATGGGCAGCTAGTTCCAGTCCCTGAAATAGCTAAAAGACAGAATTTATCCATTAGTCGTATTGAACTCTTACTGCGCCCATTAAGAGAGTCTGGTCTAGTTGTTGGTGTCAAAGGTCGAACCGGAGGCTATCAGCTAAAAAAGGATCCAGGCGTCATCACCATTAAAGATATTGTGCTTGCCATGAATCTTATTAAAAAGCGTAAGGTTGAGTTGTCGGATATTGCAAAGGAGTTATATCAATCTCTCGAAACTTACATGCTAAGTTGTATGGCAAATGTCACTCTGGCCTCTACCATAAAGGATTACGTACCGAGTTTTAGCGAGATTAAAAAGGCGCCTGAGCGCAAGATATATATCCCCCAGGATCCAGGAAAAGAAACAAAGCAAAAGGGTGATATTCAAAAGATTGTAAAAACTGAATTCAAGAAAATTGAACAAGTTCCACGCGGTCCCAACTCTGTATTTGACTTCGCAAATTTTTTGAATCGCACCCCTAGTTAA
- a CDS encoding B12-binding domain-containing protein, which produces MNLSRLVSIAGFKKKSKQDDFKVDQQRSSEASNSMWDDCLVSNAPSKANFKKEQDTHPLEKACTEAEYLESLVKTIEGNILPLIIEQHLDSSIPQELPVKASIDEKIIAQLTELVLQEDARASVNYVKAMHESGTALEDIYLLLLTPVARKLGQMWEDDESNFTEVTIALWRIKQLMYDLSPIFQQYAEQKQTGSSIMLVPLPGSQHNLGLFMVSEFFARAGWRIWGELAATEEDIIAMAANEWFDVVGLSASVREQFPQLKELIKSIKAKSKNPQVGVIIGSPVFNQFPELIDDLGADMVGMDAEDALEKATFYVERLR; this is translated from the coding sequence ATGAATTTATCTAGGCTAGTGAGCATTGCAGGCTTTAAAAAGAAATCCAAGCAGGATGACTTTAAGGTAGACCAACAACGCTCATCCGAGGCATCAAACAGCATGTGGGATGATTGCTTGGTATCGAATGCGCCATCAAAGGCGAATTTTAAAAAAGAACAAGATACCCATCCGCTCGAAAAAGCCTGTACTGAAGCTGAGTATCTCGAGTCACTGGTTAAAACCATTGAAGGCAATATTCTGCCGCTCATTATTGAGCAACATCTTGATTCATCTATTCCTCAAGAGTTACCGGTAAAAGCTAGTATTGATGAAAAAATCATCGCCCAATTAACGGAACTTGTTCTCCAAGAAGATGCCCGTGCCTCAGTCAATTATGTGAAGGCAATGCATGAATCAGGAACTGCCCTAGAAGATATTTATTTGCTCTTGCTAACCCCCGTTGCTAGAAAGCTGGGGCAAATGTGGGAGGATGATGAATCGAATTTCACTGAAGTGACCATTGCACTTTGGCGTATTAAGCAATTGATGTATGACTTAAGCCCAATATTTCAGCAGTATGCGGAGCAAAAGCAAACAGGTTCGAGCATTATGTTGGTGCCATTACCAGGTTCACAGCACAACCTAGGCCTGTTCATGGTTTCGGAGTTTTTTGCTAGAGCGGGATGGCGCATTTGGGGTGAGTTAGCCGCCACAGAAGAAGACATTATTGCCATGGCTGCGAATGAATGGTTTGACGTTGTGGGTCTGTCAGCTAGTGTTCGTGAGCAATTTCCGCAGCTTAAGGAATTAATTAAGAGCATTAAAGCTAAATCAAAGAATCCTCAAGTCGGCGTCATTATCGGCAGTCCAGTATTTAATCAGTTTCCTGAGCTGATAGATGATCTCGGTGCAGACATGGTAGGAATGGATGCTGAAGATGCACTGGAAAAAGCCACTTTTTATGTTGAGCGCTTACGCTAA